A genomic region of Diachasmimorpha longicaudata isolate KC_UGA_2023 chromosome 17, iyDiaLong2, whole genome shotgun sequence contains the following coding sequences:
- the LOC135170587 gene encoding catenin alpha, which translates to MSDFGPITLKWDPKNLEIRTMSVEKTLEPLVLQVTTLVNTKGPSKKKKGKSKRASALVGTVEKATANFIEKGEQIAYENPDITAEMLCAVEEVKKTGAAMSIAAREFSEDPCSSLKRGNMVRAARNLLSAVTRLLILADMVDVHLLLKSLHIVEDDLKKLKNASSQGELLENIKQFGRNASELMNQAAKRQQELKDPQLRDDLAAARAVLKKHSTMLLTASKVYVRHPELAAAKANRDYVLKQVCEAVNTINDVAQGKVPADGQHPYDGPGELAAALDDFDERMVMSPLAYNEVRTRPSLEERLESIISGAALMADSSCTRDERRERIVAECNAVRQALQDLLSEYMNNMGVKEQSEGLERAIDHMCKKTSDLRRQLRKAVVDHVSDSFLETSVPLLILIKAAEKGNDEEVEEYALVFTEHANKLVEVANLVCSMSANEDGVKMVRYAAAQIENLCPQVINAARVLAVRPRSQLAMENMQVFRQAWENQVRVLTEAVDDITTIDDFLGVSENHILEDVNKCVMALQEGDADTLDRTAGAIRGRSSRVCNVVQAEMDNYEPCIYTKRVLEAVKVLREQVMPKFAQRVKVAVDALSSNPAKDVNENDFIDASRLVYDGVREIRRAVLMNRADEDLDPEDVELDEQYTLETRSKSSAQTGEHGVDEYPEISGITTAREAMRKMTEEDKQKILQQVENFRNEKLKFDREVAKWDDAGNDIIVLAKHMCMIMMEMTDFTRGRGPLKTTMDVITAAKKISEAGTKLDKLTRQIADQCPESSTKKDLIAYLQRIALYCHQMNITSKVKADVQNISGELIVSGLDSATSLIQAAKNLMNAVVLTVKASYVASTKYPRQSTVTSPIVVWKMKAPEKKPLVRPERPEEVRAKVRKGSQKKVQNPIHALSEFQSPTESV; encoded by the exons ATGTCAGACTTCGGGCCAATAACTCTGAAATGGGACCCAAAGAATTTGGAGATTCGTACTATGTCAGTAGAAAAAACTCTGGAACCCTTAGTTTTGCAAGTAACGACTCTGGTGAATACTAAGGGCCCAAGTAAGAAGAAAAAAGGGAAGTCCAAACGAGCCAGTGCTTTAGTAGGCACTGTTGAGAAAGCCACGGCGAATTTCATAGAAAAGGGTGAACAAATTGCATATGAAAATCCTGATATAACGGCTGAGATGCTGTGTGCAGTTGAAGAGGTAAAGAAGACTGGTGCAGCGATGAGTATTGCAGCTCGAGAATTCTCAGAGGACCCCTGCTCCTCATTGAAGCGTGGAAATATGGTAAGGGCAGCTAGAAATTTGTTGTCCGCTGTCACTCGTCTACTGATTCTCGCCGATATGGTGGACGTTCATCTGCTCTTGAAGTCTCTTCACATCGTTGAGGATGACCTGAAAAAGCTGAAGAATGCGTCATCTCAAGGGGAGCTCCTAGAGAACATTAAGCAATTTGGAAGAAATGCTTCAGAGCTGATGAATCAGGCAGCTAAGCGTCAGCAGGAACTAAAGGATCCTCAGCTTCGTGATGATCTTGCAGCTGCTCGTGCTGTTCTAAAGAAGCACTCGACAATGTTGCTGACAGCATCTAAAGTGTACGTTCGGCATCCAGAGTTGGCAGCAGCCAAAGCGAATCGCGATTACGTTCTAAAGCAAGTTTGCGAGGCAGTCAACACGATTAACGATGTTGCTCAGGGTAAAGTGCCAGCTGATGGACAACATCCTTACGATGGACCTGGGGAACTTGCCGCTGCCCTTGATGATTTCGATGAGCGCATGGTCATGTCACCGCTGGCTTACAACGAGGTCCGAACTAGACCTAGTCTTGAGGAACGTCTCGAGAGCATTATCAGTGGAGCTGCACTCATGGCTGATTCATCCTGCACACGGGATGAACGACGGGAACGCATTGTTGCTGAATGCAATGCTGTCAGGCAGGCTCTCCAGGATCTTCTTAGCGAATATATGAATAATATGGGTGTAAAAGAGCAGTCGGAGGGTCTTGAGCGTGCCATTGATCATATGTGTAAGAAAACCAGCGATCTTCGCCGTCAGCTGCGTAAAGCAGTGGTGGATCATGTCTCCGACAGTTTTTTGGAAACTTCAGTTCCCCTTCTGATCCTTATAAAAGCCGCTGAAAAGGGCAACGATGAGGAGGTTGAAGAATATGCTCTAGTCTTTACAGAGCATGCCAATAAGCTTGTGGAGGTGGCAAACCTAGTCTGCAGCATGTCAGCCAACGAGGATGGGGTAAAGATGGTACGGTACGCTGCGGCTCAGATAGAGAATTTGTGCCCGCAGGTGATTAATGCAGCGCGAGTTCTTGCCGTACGTCCTCGATCGCAACTTGCAATGGAGAACATGCAAGTATTCCGTCAAGCTTGGGAGAATCAGGTTCGGGTTTTGACAGAGGCAGTGGACGACATTACAACTATAGATGATTTTCTGGGTGTCTCAGAAAATCATATTCTCGAGGATGTAAACAAATGCGTTATGGCGCTTCAGGAAGGGGATGCTGATACTCTTGATCGGACAGCTGGTGCAATTCGCGGACGTTCATCAAGAGTTTGTAATGTTGTACAAGCGGAAATGGATAATTATGAGCCATGCATTTACACGAAGCGTGTACTTGAGGCTGTCAAAGTACTTCGTGAACAAGTTATGCCCAAGTTTGCGCAAAGGGTTAAAGTAGCTGTGGACGCACTCAGCAGTAATCCAGCTAAAGATGTCAATGAGAATGATTTCATTGACGCTTCTAGACTGGTTTACGATGGAGTTCGAGAGATTCGTCGTGCTGTTTTAATGAATCGGGCTGATGAGGATTTAGATCCTGAAGACGTTGAGCTCGATGAGCAGTATACACTAGAAACAAGGAGTAAGTCTAGTGCGCAAACTGGGGAGCATGGAGTTGATGAGTATCCTGAGATTAGTGGTATTACAACAGCACGTGAGGCCATGAGGAAAATGACAGAGGAGGATAAACAAAAGATTTTGCAGCAGGTGGAGAATTTCAGGAATGAAAAGCTTAAGTTTGATAGAGAAGTTGCTAAATGGGATGATGCTGGTAACGATATCATTGTCTTGGCGAAGCACATGTGCATGATAATGATGGAAATGACGGATTTCACTAGGGGACGTGGACCTCTTAAAACTACGATGGATGTTATTACAGCGGCGAAGAAAATATCAGAGGCTGGAACTAAGCTGGATAAGCTGACGAGGCAAATTGCTGATCAGTGCCCAGAGAGCTCAACTAAGAAGGACTTGATTGCCTATCTTCAAAGGATTGCGTTGTATTGTCATCAGATGAATATTACAAGCAAGGTGAAGGCTGATGTGCAGAACATCAGTGGGGAGTTGATTGTTTCGGGACTGGATTCAGCTACTTCATTGATTCAAGCTGCTAAGAATCTTATGAATGCTGTTGTACTTACTGTTAAGGCTTCTTATGTCGCATCTACCAAGTATCCAAGACAATCTACTGTTACT TCACCAATTGTCGTATGGAAGATGAAAGCCCCAGAGAAGAAGCCCTTGGTGCGACCAGAACGACCTGAAGAAGTACGAGCAAAAGTTCGCAAGGGATCTCAGAAAAAAGTTCAGAATCCAATTCATGCACTCTCCGAGTTCCAGAGTCCAACTGAGAGTGTCTAA